The DNA segment AATGGCAACCTTGTGTCCAATGGTGAAAAAGGTGAAATAATCATTGTAGGGCCAGGTGTCAGCAAGGGATATTTGGGTCAACCAGAGCTAACTGATAAAGCATTTTTCACATATAAAGGTGAACAAGCCTATCGCACAGGTGATGCTGGTTTTATGGATTCTAGAGGGTATCTTTTTTATCAAGGGCGAATCGATTTCCAAATTAAACTTCATGGCTATCGTATGGAATTGGAAGAAATCGAATATCAGCTTTCACAATCACCATTTGTCCAGTCAGCACTTGTAATTCCGATAGATTCTGGGGAAAAGATTGAGTACTTACTAGCAGCTATTATCCCGGCAAAACACACCTTTGAAAAAGAATACCAATTAACAAGCGCCATAAAAAAAGATTTAAGCAGAATGATTCCTGCTTATATGATACCGAGGAAATTCACTTATTTTAATGAACTTCCGATGACGGCAAATGGAAAAATGGATCGAAAAAGAATAAAGGAACTGGTTTTGCTATGACACCCTATGGCTCCTTTACTTTCTTTTTCATCGTCGCCATCCTGTTAACACCAACGATTGTACTAGGGTTACTAGGGAAAAGATTTTATCGCTATAATTTGCTAGTTACAATTATTGGCTTAAGTCTCATTTTTGCATCCAATTTACAAGGTACGATTGCATTAATCCTATTTATCATTTGGCAGATTATCTTATTTTATGGGTATATTCACTATAGAAGGAAGGCAAATGGAGCTATCATTTTTTATTTGGCTGTTTTCCTTTCTATCCTTCCATTAGGCCTGTCCAAGCTGATGCCATACTTTTCACAAGTTAATTGGATTGGTTTTCTTGGTATTTCTTATTTAACGTTTAAAGGCACTCAGTTAATTATGGAAACTAGGGACGGCCTCATTAAAAAGGTTCCCCCCCTCTTCCAGTTGTTATATTTTTTATTATTTTTCCCCACCATCTCATCTGGTCCCATCGACAGATATCGTCGGTTTGAAAAGGATGCGCAAAGGGAGATACAAGGAGAGGAATATAAAGTCCTTTTATATGAGGGAATCAACAAAATTTTCCTGGGCTTTTTATATAAATATATAATTGGCTATTCTATTAACCACTTTTTTATCGCTAATCTAAGATTTATTGCACATAGTGAGTTTCAGCATCATCTTTACTACATGTATGCGTATAGCTTTTATCTCTTTTTTGATTTTGCAGGCTACAGTGCATTTGCCATTGGTGTTAGTTATTTGATGGGAATTAAATCCCCTGAAAACTTCAATAGGCCCTTTATTAGTAGAAATATCAAAGACTTTTGGAATCGTTGGCACCTAAGTCTTTCATTTTGGTTCCGAGATTATGTGTATATGCGTTTTGTTTTTTGGATGACCAAGAAAAAGTGGATTAAAAATCGAAATGTTGTTTCCAACCTAGGTTACATCCTTTTATTCATGATTATGGGTGTCTGGCATGGTTTAGAAATTCAATATATTCTCTATGGAATATATCATGCCTTAC comes from the Neobacillus sp. PS2-9 genome and includes:
- the dltB gene encoding D-alanyl-lipoteichoic acid biosynthesis protein DltB, with translation MTPYGSFTFFFIVAILLTPTIVLGLLGKRFYRYNLLVTIIGLSLIFASNLQGTIALILFIIWQIILFYGYIHYRRKANGAIIFYLAVFLSILPLGLSKLMPYFSQVNWIGFLGISYLTFKGTQLIMETRDGLIKKVPPLFQLLYFLLFFPTISSGPIDRYRRFEKDAQREIQGEEYKVLLYEGINKIFLGFLYKYIIGYSINHFFIANLRFIAHSEFQHHLYYMYAYSFYLFFDFAGYSAFAIGVSYLMGIKSPENFNRPFISRNIKDFWNRWHLSLSFWFRDYVYMRFVFWMTKKKWIKNRNVVSNLGYILLFMIMGVWHGLEIQYILYGIYHALLMVLYNSFEQFNKKHKWWPQNKFTHILAIVITFHFVCFGFYLFSGQLFKEGV